The Linepithema humile isolate Giens D197 chromosome 2, Lhum_UNIL_v1.0, whole genome shotgun sequence genome has a segment encoding these proteins:
- the LOC136998280 gene encoding protein toll-like, giving the protein MTKFDPLILGHHTEDLLFSSNDIIVNLTHNKIRHIFLHNAKNITKVESKTNRTVKILVENNPLNCDCDVYHFLCYNESEMHNIQSYFQMELDNLICHRPKKLEKVRIKNLTSDSKQYLNKFTCKIENTDSIIVYSERCDCFMKPEDKAFIYDCSYKNLTNVPHDIKESNISLIQNLTKLIDTILHLHLKFSHNWLTQMPDLKKLELKSVNELSLSHNIISYISLSELLTTLKICNATVFYPQNNLYKKSLCKL; this is encoded by the exons ATGACAAAGTTTGATCCTTTAATTTTAGGACAccat acagaagatttattattttcatcgaaCGATATTATAGTGAACTTGACTCATAATAAGATacgacatatttttttacacaatgccaaaaatatcacaaaagtGGAAAGCAAAACTAATCGTAccgtaaaaatattagtgGAAAATAATCCGTTAAATTGTGATTGTGACGTATATCATTTTCTCTGTTATAACGAAAGTGAAATGCATAACATTCAAAGCTATTTTCAGATGGAATTagacaatttaatttgtcatagaccaaaaaaattagaaaaagtacGAATAAAAAACTTGACATCTGATTCTAAGCAATATTTGAATAAGTTCACTTGCAAGATAGAAAACACAGATTCCATTATTGTATACTCTGAAAGGTGCGATTGCTTTATGAAGCCAGAGGATAAAGCTTTCATATATGACTGTTCTTATAAAAACTTAACTAATGTGCCGCATGATATAAAGGAgtctaatatttctttgattcaaaatttaacaaaattgattgacacaattttgcatttacatttgAAATTCTCCCATAATTGGTTAACGCAAATGCCAGACTTGAAGAAATTAGAACTCAAATCAGTTAATGAACTTTCTTTATCTCACAacattatatcttatatttctttaagtGAGTTACTGACAACATTGAAGATATGTAATGCAACTGTATTTTAtccacaaaataatttatataaaaagagtttatgcaaattgtaa
- the LOC105669474 gene encoding carboxypeptidase N subunit 2-like has translation MQHRQEDRTPGDHRRVSRVSDPTAKAKIKEAQRHAAADLARLQTASRASKMLHSEGPEYGPASLTSLFREHRLIDTLAAERVEETTEGDADLERTYVQSREEPLFGVPQVREDDIQDSARRHRRRRRRPLIHLNGFGHLKILRISNYHIHLDNDLLADLKELKSLTLWNTYIKHLAAKFLYFTPKLIELELSDNNLRRIESITFDKMTNLTHLDLRKNYLTEFPAGIFDKLVALRHLDVSINNLSNLPENIFAKLKNLNYLSLKKNNFINLPRNLLRNNAELFVVNLSHNQRNLILLDGLFSNLTKLKFLPLNNNGLVTLPEDLFWRSSSLEMITLSNNYLQSLPVEIFRGLSTLERLKLDSNYLEAVPNIFKNIGGLRILNLSKYRFTTISEYA, from the exons atGCAGCATCGCCAGGAAGACCGGACGCCGGGGGATCATCGACGGGTGTCACGCGTTAGTGACCCCACAGCaaaag CCAAAATCAAAGAAGCGCAGAGACACGCAGCAGCagacctcgcccggctgcagacggcttcGAGGGCCTCGAAGATGCTGCACTcggaaggaccggagtatggcccggccagcctaaccagtctcttccgggaacatcgaCTCATCGACACGCTAGCGGCCGAAAGAGTTGAGGAAACCACA gaAGGCGACGCGGATTTGGAGAGGACCTACGTGCAGAGCCGAGAAGAGCcactgttcggtgtgccgcAAGTGCGCGAGGACGACATCCAGGACTCAGCCCGACGACACCGAAGACGCCGAAGACGTCCACTCAtt CATCTAAACGGTTTTggacatttaaaaattctgagaATAAGCAACTACCACATTCATTTGGACAATGATCTGTTAGCTGatttgaaagaattgaaatctCTCACACTGTGGAACACCTACATCAAACATTTGGCCgctaaatttttgtattttactcCCAAATTAATTGAACTCGAATTGTCAGATAACAATTTGAGACGGATAGAATCCATCACATTTGATAAGATGACAAATTTAACACATCTGGATCTacgtaagaattatttaacCGAGTTCCCAGCGGGCATTTTCGACAAACTTGTCGCTCTGAGACACCTCgatgtttcaataaataactTATCCAATTTACCAGAAAATATATTCGCAAAACTAAAAAACCTTAACTATCTTTCTctaaaaaagaacaattttataaatttgccaAGAAATCTTCTACGAAACAATGCAGAATTATTTGTAGTTAACTTATCTCACAACCagagaaatttgattttattggATGGACTTTTTAGCAATTTaacgaaattgaaatttttgccaCTGAACAATAATGGACTAGTCACATTACCGGAAGATCTGTTTTGGAGATCATCTTCGCTGGAGATGATTACATTGAGTAACAATTACCTTCAATCTTTGCCCGTAGAAATATTCCGAGGTTTGTCAACGTtagaaagattgaaattaGATTCTAATTATCTAGAAGCAGTgccaaatattttcaaaaatatcggtggattaagaatattaaatttatcaaaatatcgcTTCACTACCATTTCCGAGTATGCTTAA